In Halomonas denitrificans, the genomic stretch TTCAGCCGGAACAACCGGACGTTCGGCCACACCATGCTGTAGAGCAGGCGGGGGCCGTTCATCGGCAGCTCGATGTCGCCGGTGCCGTCGTCGAAACAGGCGAGGTCGGCGCGCGCAACGTTGACGAAGGGCAGGTTGACGGCGCTCGGCAGGGCCAGGCCCGACTGGATGATCACTCGCTTGTCGGTCACGGTGAAGACCGTCGTGCGGGCATACAGCCAGGCAAAGGCCGCAAGCAGTGCCAGCACGCCCAGCGCCGGCGGAACGGCCCAGACCAGCGCCCGGGCCACGGCGACCGCCTCCCCCGTGTCGAAATAGGCCGAGGCCGCGACCCACGCGATGATCACGAGAAAATAGAGCGCGATCTTGCCCAGCTGGAAGACCCGGCGTCCGTAGGCCTTCCACTCCGGCACCTGCTGCCAGAGCACACGCTCTCCCTCGGGCAAGGGGCCCGGCAAGGGCTTGATCGGCCTGACCCGGATCCCGCCCGGAGCGTTTCCGCTCGCGTCGCTGGCTTCGTGGCTCAAATCAGCGGCTCCTGCCGCTTCGGGTCGGCATAGAGATGGCCGCTGGAGAAGTAGGCCGTGATGCGGTCCTCTTCGAGCCGGGTGATCCGGTCGCCGCTGGCCGTGCGCGGCACGCCTTCGAACTGGTTCGACATGATCGAGGAGACCAGGATCCGGCCGGCACCGAAGCGGACGCGTGCGAAGCCGTAGGGAAGTAGCGGATTGTTGCGGGCCGCGACGTCGCGATCGGGCGTGTCCGAACCGGCAAGCGCCACTTCGAAATACAGCACCCGCGGCTCGGCCCGGTCGACCCACAGGTCCTTGACCGTGCCGACCGTGCGGCCGTCGGCGGCGACGACCGCCATGCCGCGCGGGTCGGGGTCTTCCGGCTCGACGATGAAGTTGTCGGCCACCCGCATCGGCACCACCTTGGGCACTCCGTCGATGGTCAGGTCCGGCAGGTCGTCGCGGTCGGCGTAGCTGGCCGGTCCCACGCCGTCACGCATCGGGTCGCCGGTGGGAACGAGCGGCGAGCCGTTCCACGGTGCGGTCGCGGTGGTCCCGGGGATCGGGCCCGGCGCCGGCTCGGCATGCGGTGCGAACTTGACGCCCTGGTCGCCCGGCAACAGGAAGGTCTTCGGTTCGGGCGGACGCGGAAAGCCGACGACCTGGACGCGCGGTGCCCGGTCGCTGCGGTCGGACTCGAGCGGATAGCCCTCGCGCTTGTCCTCGCGGCGCAGGTAGATGATCAGCCCCGCGAAGAAGATCCAGAATGCGTACAGCACGAGCTGTGCGACATCGATATAGCCGGTAATAGCACCTGTGGACATGGCGAGTCCTCCCTCGAATGCGCCGGGTCAGCCCGGCATCTGGTCCAGGCCGAATCCCTTGTCGCGCACCGCGAGCGAGGCGCCGCGCCGCCAGGGATGGGCCAATGGACCGGCAATGGCCAGCGTGATGAATAGTAGGATGATCTCAAGCTGGTACACAAATCCGTAGCCGACCGCCGGGCCGGACAATGCCGCGCCGAGCTGGCCCTGCATGGCGAGCCCGTCGACGACGTCGCGCAGGCCGCCGCCGATGGCGATGCCGGCGCCGATCGCGGTGGCCTGCACCGCGCCCCAGGCCCCGAGAACGAGGCCGTGATCGCTCGTGCCCGCCATGCCCATCGCCGCGGTCAGCGTGCTGACCGCAAACAGGCCGCCGCCGAAGCCGATCAACGTCGTCCCGATGCGGAACATCCATTCCGATCCGGTCGGACCGGCCAGCAGGACGGTGGTGAAGGCGACGATGCCGACCAGCAGGCCGGCCGCCGCCAGGCGGTGCGGATCGCCGCCCCGGCCCAGGGCGCGGGCGGCCCAGGCGAACGCGCCGAGCGCGCCACCGGCCAGCAGGGCGGTGAGAATCGTGGTCTGGCTGACGCTCAGCCCCAGGACCTCGGCGCCGTAGGGTTCGAGCAGGATGTCCTGCATGCTGAACGCCGCGCTGCCGAGGCCGACGGCGAGCAGGAAGC encodes the following:
- a CDS encoding PH domain-containing protein yields the protein MSHEASDASGNAPGGIRVRPIKPLPGPLPEGERVLWQQVPEWKAYGRRVFQLGKIALYFLVIIAWVAASAYFDTGEAVAVARALVWAVPPALGVLALLAAFAWLYARTTVFTVTDKRVIIQSGLALPSAVNLPFVNVARADLACFDDGTGDIELPMNGPRLLYSMVWPNVRLFRLKRPVPVLRALENPRQAGEILGRALAAHQQAADTPAAAAAPFKPDLRRTAAS
- the puhA gene encoding photosynthetic reaction center subunit H is translated as MSTGAITGYIDVAQLVLYAFWIFFAGLIIYLRREDKREGYPLESDRSDRAPRVQVVGFPRPPEPKTFLLPGDQGVKFAPHAEPAPGPIPGTTATAPWNGSPLVPTGDPMRDGVGPASYADRDDLPDLTIDGVPKVVPMRVADNFIVEPEDPDPRGMAVVAADGRTVGTVKDLWVDRAEPRVLYFEVALAGSDTPDRDVAARNNPLLPYGFARVRFGAGRILVSSIMSNQFEGVPRTASGDRITRLEEDRITAYFSSGHLYADPKRQEPLI